The Melopsittacus undulatus isolate bMelUnd1 chromosome 12, bMelUnd1.mat.Z, whole genome shotgun sequence genome has a segment encoding these proteins:
- the PUS1 gene encoding pseudouridylate synthase 1 homolog isoform X1 has protein sequence MLRLRWGLSALSCGLSAPGSGRTAGLSVLRMAEELRAAVASQAKRLNSSSEVVERIEENGHQNKRLKRDADEEDGEDQNKRLPKRKIVLLMAYSGKGYHGMQRNVGSSQFKTIEDDLVSALVQSGCIPENHGEDMKKMSFQRCARTDKGVSAAGQIVSLKVRLIDDILEKINNHLPSHIRILGLKRVTGGFNSKNKCDARTYSYMLPTFAFAHKDHDVQEEVYRLDKETLERVNKLLACYKGTHNFHNFTSQKGPRDPSAKRYIMEMYCGEPFVRENIEFAVIKVKGQSFMMHQIRKMIGLVIAIVKGYAAESIIERSWGEEKVDVPKAPGLGLVLERVHFEKYNRRFGNDGLHEPLEWTEEEEKIAVFKEQYIYPTIINTEREEKSMANWLSTLSIHDFNSSAVEMQANTKTSKNSSDLEGSDGSDGDSD, from the exons ATGCTGCGGCTACGGTGGGGACTGAGCGCTCTGAGCTGCGGGCTCTCGGCGCCGGGCAGCGGGCGGACCGCCGGGCTCTCA GTTCTTAGGATGGCTGAGGAGCTGAGAGCAGCGGTTGCCAGCCAGGCGAAgaggctgaacagcagcagtgaggtAGTGGAGAGGATAGAAGAAAATGGGCATCAGAATAAGAGGTTGAAGAGAGATGCAGAtgaggaggatggggaggatCAGAATAAAAGGTTACCTAAAAGGAAGATTGTCTTGCTGATGGCATACTCAGGGAAAGGCTACCATGGGATGCAG aGAAATGTGGGATCTTCACAGTTCAAGACGATTGAAGATGACTTAGTATCTGCCCTTGTTCAGTCAGGCTGCATCCCGGAAAACCATGGGGaagacatgaagaaaatgtctttccaGCGGTGTGCTCGAACAGACAAG GGTGTATCTGCAGCGGGACAGATTGTGTCACTAAAGGTCAGGCTAATAGATGACATCTTAGAAAAGATCAATAACCATCTTCCTTCTCACATCAGAATTCTGG GTCTGAAGAGAGTCACTGGGGGATTCAACTCCAAGAACAAGTGTGATGCCAGAACCTACTCCTACATGCTGCCAACGTTTGCCTTTGCCCATAAAGACCATGATGTGCAAGAAGAGGTTTATCGACTGGACAAAGAGACCCTTGAAAGAGTAAATAAACTGCTTGCATGCTACAAAGGAACACACAACTTCCACAACTTCACATCTCAGAAGGGACCCAGAGACCCCAGTGCGAAGCGATACATAATGGAGATGTACTGTGGGGAGCCATTTGTGAGGGAAAACATAGAATTTGCAGTGATCAAAGTGAAAGGCCAGAGTTTCATGATGCACCAGATAAGGAAGATGATTGGGCTGGTGATAGCTATTGTGAAAGGTTATGCTGCGGAGTCTATCATCGAGcgcagctggggagaggagaaagTAGATGTCCCCAAAGCCCCAGGACTTGGGTTGGTCTTGGAAAGAGTACACTTTGAAAAATACAACAGACGGTTTGGAAATGATGGGCTGCATGAGCCACTGGAGTggacagaggaggaggagaagattGCTGTTTTCAAAGAGCAGTATATATATCCTACCATTATCAacacagaaagagaggaaaaatccATGGCAAACTGGCTAAGCACCCTCTCCATTCATGACTTCAACTCTTCTGCTGTTGAGATGCAAGCTAACACCAAAACCTCAAAG AACAGCAGCGATCTTGAAGGCAGTGATGGTTCCGATGGTGATTCTGACTGA
- the PUS1 gene encoding pseudouridylate synthase 1 homolog isoform X2, giving the protein MAEELRAAVASQAKRLNSSSEVVERIEENGHQNKRLKRDADEEDGEDQNKRLPKRKIVLLMAYSGKGYHGMQRNVGSSQFKTIEDDLVSALVQSGCIPENHGEDMKKMSFQRCARTDKGVSAAGQIVSLKVRLIDDILEKINNHLPSHIRILGLKRVTGGFNSKNKCDARTYSYMLPTFAFAHKDHDVQEEVYRLDKETLERVNKLLACYKGTHNFHNFTSQKGPRDPSAKRYIMEMYCGEPFVRENIEFAVIKVKGQSFMMHQIRKMIGLVIAIVKGYAAESIIERSWGEEKVDVPKAPGLGLVLERVHFEKYNRRFGNDGLHEPLEWTEEEEKIAVFKEQYIYPTIINTEREEKSMANWLSTLSIHDFNSSAVEMQANTKTSKNSSDLEGSDGSDGDSD; this is encoded by the exons ATGGCTGAGGAGCTGAGAGCAGCGGTTGCCAGCCAGGCGAAgaggctgaacagcagcagtgaggtAGTGGAGAGGATAGAAGAAAATGGGCATCAGAATAAGAGGTTGAAGAGAGATGCAGAtgaggaggatggggaggatCAGAATAAAAGGTTACCTAAAAGGAAGATTGTCTTGCTGATGGCATACTCAGGGAAAGGCTACCATGGGATGCAG aGAAATGTGGGATCTTCACAGTTCAAGACGATTGAAGATGACTTAGTATCTGCCCTTGTTCAGTCAGGCTGCATCCCGGAAAACCATGGGGaagacatgaagaaaatgtctttccaGCGGTGTGCTCGAACAGACAAG GGTGTATCTGCAGCGGGACAGATTGTGTCACTAAAGGTCAGGCTAATAGATGACATCTTAGAAAAGATCAATAACCATCTTCCTTCTCACATCAGAATTCTGG GTCTGAAGAGAGTCACTGGGGGATTCAACTCCAAGAACAAGTGTGATGCCAGAACCTACTCCTACATGCTGCCAACGTTTGCCTTTGCCCATAAAGACCATGATGTGCAAGAAGAGGTTTATCGACTGGACAAAGAGACCCTTGAAAGAGTAAATAAACTGCTTGCATGCTACAAAGGAACACACAACTTCCACAACTTCACATCTCAGAAGGGACCCAGAGACCCCAGTGCGAAGCGATACATAATGGAGATGTACTGTGGGGAGCCATTTGTGAGGGAAAACATAGAATTTGCAGTGATCAAAGTGAAAGGCCAGAGTTTCATGATGCACCAGATAAGGAAGATGATTGGGCTGGTGATAGCTATTGTGAAAGGTTATGCTGCGGAGTCTATCATCGAGcgcagctggggagaggagaaagTAGATGTCCCCAAAGCCCCAGGACTTGGGTTGGTCTTGGAAAGAGTACACTTTGAAAAATACAACAGACGGTTTGGAAATGATGGGCTGCATGAGCCACTGGAGTggacagaggaggaggagaagattGCTGTTTTCAAAGAGCAGTATATATATCCTACCATTATCAacacagaaagagaggaaaaatccATGGCAAACTGGCTAAGCACCCTCTCCATTCATGACTTCAACTCTTCTGCTGTTGAGATGCAAGCTAACACCAAAACCTCAAAG AACAGCAGCGATCTTGAAGGCAGTGATGGTTCCGATGGTGATTCTGACTGA